A genomic window from Schistocerca serialis cubense isolate TAMUIC-IGC-003099 unplaced genomic scaffold, iqSchSeri2.2 HiC_scaffold_1420, whole genome shotgun sequence includes:
- the LOC126443000 gene encoding uncharacterized protein LOC126443000 — MDVKCEVGSSDGNCCYTDSSSSSELNEDNDRRDQGVEITKGTLNSILDDNSRTFEFLRSFGVLADKYICATCRKPMSCTKVPPKRSRDQLMWRCRKHNVWRSVRKGTWFESARLTIRAIVLMTYCFCMRKSVLSTSRIAGLSDRSALDWFLSCREICSALLKRRGKIGGPGVVVEMDELPFRRVKYDLGKWMAEVWVWGAVVCGKEHGQLVLKMVEKRNARTLQSLLEEHIEDGTVICSDKWKSYEDEGEVDLQTFAADHNYQFRNKLIGTMEQHWEGIQRVVGRGKRRLGSLQGHLDEYVWRESVFGQGCVFHSFMRGVGTLYVPCVEDPTPALQDSRRVAEHSKPAAGVIIPVAVKREPSLSATVLSSPLAAGDASPAAVKREPSLSPDEFEDLTPVAVKEEPSLSAAGPSSPVEAAVNVTLQPKERPTRHRKRLVREDFWYPTSFQDFCDAELED; from the coding sequence atggatgttaaatgtgaagtTGGTTCTAGCGATGGCAATTGCTGTTACACAGATTCTTCGTCATCCAGTGAACTCAACGAGGATAATGATCGTAGGGACCAAGGAGTTGAGATAACTAAAGGGACTCTTAATTCGATTTTAGACGATAATTCACGTACGTTTGAATTTCTAAGAAGTTTTGGTGTTCTTGCTGATAAGTACATATGTGCTACATGCCGAAAGCCAATGTCCTGTACTAAGGTTCCACCAAAAAGAAGTAGGGATCAGCTTATGTGGCGATGCCGAAAACACAACGTGTGGAGGTCCGTCCGCAAAGGGACATGGTTTGAAAGTGCGAGGCTTACCATTAGAGCTATAGTTTTGATGACGTACTGTTTCTGTATGCGTAAGTCTGTGTTGTCGACAAGTCGCATTGCAGGATTGAGCGACAGAAGTGCCCTCGACTGGTTTCTGTCGTGTAGGGAAATTTGTTCAGCGTTACTGAAGAGAAGAGGAAAGATAGGGGGCCCAGGTGTTGTGGTTGAGATGGACGAATTGCCTTTTAGGCGTGTTAAATATGATTTGGGGAAGTGGATGGCAGAAGTCTGGGTTTGGGGAGCAGTCGTTTGTGGGAAAGAACATGGGCAGTTGGTTTTGAAAATGGTTGAGAAGAGAAATGCGAGGACTTTGCAAAGTCTTCTCGAAGAACATATCGAAGACGGGACTGTTATATGTTCAGATAAGTGGAAGAGTTATGAGGATGAAGGGGAAGTGGACCTTCAGACTTTTGCAGCTGATCACAATTATCAGTTTCGCAATAAATTGATTGGTACTATGGAGCAACATTGGGAGGGCATACAGAGAGTTGTGGGGAGAGGGAAGAGAAGGCTCGGTAGTTTGCAGGGCCATTTGGACGAATATGTTTGGAGGGAGAGTGTGTTTGGACAGGGGTGTGTGTTTCATTCTTTCATGCGAGGTGTGGGAACACTTTACGTACCGTGTGTAGAGGACCCTACACCGGCACTGCAGGACTCTAGGCGTGTAGCAGAACACTCTAAGCCGGCAGCCGGAGTGATAATACCGGTAGCAGTGAAGAGAGAACCTTCGCTGTCAGCAACTGTTCTATCCTCTCCATTAGCAGCTGGAGATGCGTCGCCAGCAGCAGTAAAGCGAGAGCCTTCACTGTCACCAGATGAATTCGAAGACCTGACACCGGTAGCAGTAAAAGAAGAACCTTCGCTGTCAGCAGCAGGTCCATCCTCACCAGTAGAAGCTGCAGTGAACGTTACACTGCAGCCAAAGGAGAGGCCTACGAGGCACAGGAAACGTTTGGTACGCGAGGAT